A single Spiroplasma floricola 23-6 DNA region contains:
- the recD2 gene encoding SF1B family DNA helicase RecD2, translating into MITYKGKISRFIYKGENGFAIAIFILFNNEKKSITLTGPISLMKMQIIYEVTGEEVEDIKRNQKNFSVKSFTQVKHFDREGLIKYLSSPAFPTVGKKLAENIVDYFKEDIFKKILENKSELLNINDMTESKAEIIFDVVCSKFGDNKILDIFIENNLKMEFLNSLQREFEDSNIIEDILKNDFYNYANINKLQPFFEVDRVALTFGIEENDEKRISWYASEYVKEILFREGNTYTSLEELTKKLKQQFNLPDKELYNKLLFAKNEKILYFKNEKIYTKESYEDEQYIAKELSTLLNKSNSFVKRFDFQEKISEVEKFISLRSGIENFKYNEEQIDAIKKFIDNDISIITGGPGTGKTTVITGIIKIYELIYNDSNFAITAPTGRAAGKIKDDSGYKTSTIHRLLQYSGNDIFEANEEKPIYKNLVVIDECSMIDNHLFASLLKGVKGIKKLLLVGDIEQLPSVNYGNLYQDLIECNQFKTTRLIKNNRQKTNKGELNSIIEISNAIKNETINDFDFENSTNVNFVFSKDYSQVVNILKETYLNLNPSKLEEQLNEIQIIAPMYKDQLGIDNINSIIQNLINPATSKVYKRFDAEFRVNDKVMYIENDPIFELSNGDVGYIKELNFIGDKLKTAKVVFNEREIEMGNSSFQKIKLSYACSIHKTQGSEYRNTILVLDGNNRASNFILNKKMLYTAITRAKEQLIIISDNNLFIKSCYKNAKERLTTLKETIISLNIE; encoded by the coding sequence ATGATTACATACAAGGGAAAAATAAGTAGATTTATTTATAAAGGAGAAAATGGATTTGCTATAGCTATTTTTATTTTATTTAATAATGAAAAAAAATCTATTACTTTGACTGGACCTATATCTTTAATGAAAATGCAAATTATTTATGAAGTTACAGGAGAAGAAGTTGAAGATATAAAAAGAAATCAAAAAAACTTTTCTGTTAAAAGTTTTACACAAGTGAAACATTTTGATAGAGAAGGATTAATAAAATATTTAAGCTCTCCAGCTTTTCCCACAGTTGGAAAAAAACTTGCAGAAAATATTGTTGATTATTTTAAAGAAGATATTTTTAAAAAAATACTTGAAAATAAATCAGAGCTTTTGAATATTAATGACATGACAGAATCAAAAGCAGAAATTATTTTTGATGTAGTTTGTTCAAAATTTGGAGATAACAAAATACTTGATATATTTATTGAAAACAATTTAAAGATGGAGTTTTTAAATTCTCTGCAAAGAGAATTTGAGGATTCAAATATTATAGAAGATATTTTAAAAAATGATTTCTATAATTATGCAAATATAAATAAATTACAACCTTTTTTTGAGGTTGACAGAGTGGCATTGACTTTCGGTATTGAAGAAAATGATGAAAAAAGAATATCATGATATGCTAGTGAATATGTAAAGGAAATTTTATTTAGAGAAGGTAATACTTATACTTCTTTAGAAGAATTAACTAAAAAATTAAAACAACAATTTAATTTACCAGATAAAGAACTTTATAATAAATTGCTTTTTGCAAAAAATGAAAAGATACTTTATTTTAAAAATGAAAAAATTTATACTAAAGAAAGTTATGAAGATGAACAATACATCGCAAAAGAATTATCTACTCTTTTGAATAAATCAAATTCCTTTGTAAAGAGATTTGATTTTCAAGAAAAAATTAGTGAAGTGGAAAAATTTATTTCATTAAGAAGTGGAATTGAAAATTTTAAATATAATGAAGAACAGATTGATGCAATAAAAAAATTTATTGATAATGATATTTCAATTATTACTGGTGGTCCAGGAACTGGTAAGACAACAGTTATTACAGGAATTATAAAAATTTATGAATTAATTTATAATGATTCAAATTTTGCAATCACTGCACCAACTGGAAGAGCTGCAGGAAAAATAAAAGATGATTCTGGATATAAAACCTCAACAATTCATAGATTATTGCAATATTCAGGAAATGATATATTTGAAGCTAATGAAGAAAAACCAATTTATAAAAACTTAGTTGTCATTGATGAGTGTTCTATGATTGACAATCACTTATTTGCTTCTCTTTTAAAAGGTGTAAAAGGAATTAAAAAACTTCTATTAGTTGGAGACATTGAACAATTGCCAAGCGTTAATTATGGAAATTTATATCAAGATTTAATTGAATGTAATCAGTTTAAAACTACAAGACTTATTAAAAACAATAGACAAAAAACTAATAAAGGGGAATTGAATTCGATAATTGAAATATCTAATGCTATTAAAAATGAAACTATTAATGATTTTGATTTTGAAAACTCTACAAATGTAAATTTTGTATTTTCAAAAGACTATAGTCAAGTAGTAAATATTTTAAAAGAAACTTATTTAAATTTAAATCCTTCAAAATTAGAAGAACAATTAAATGAGATTCAAATTATAGCTCCGATGTATAAAGATCAATTAGGAATTGATAATATAAACAGCATTATTCAAAATCTAATTAATCCAGCAACTTCAAAAGTGTATAAAAGATTTGATGCAGAATTTAGGGTAAATGATAAAGTAATGTATATTGAAAACGATCCAATTTTTGAACTTTCAAATGGAGATGTTGGATATATCAAAGAATTAAATTTTATTGGTGATAAACTAAAAACAGCAAAAGTAGTATTTAATGAAAGAGAAATTGAAATGGGAAATAGCTCATTTCAAAAAATTAAATTAAGTTATGCTTGTTCTATTCACAAAACACAGGGAAGTGAATATAGAAATACCATTTTAGTTCTAGATGGAAATAATAGAGCTTCAAATTTCATTTTGAATAAGAAAATGCTTTATACTGCAATAACTAGAGCAAAAGAACAATTAATTATTATTTCAGATAATAATTTATTTATAAAATCTTGTTATAAAAACGCAAAAGAAAGATTAACTACACTAAAAGAAACTATAATTTCACTCAATATTGAATAA
- the udk gene encoding uridine kinase has product MEKVTIIIIAGGSAGGKTTVAQTIANEIFMDKDVVHLSMDSYYKDFSDLSFEEKQTLNFDHPSSLNIELLCQHLDNLKQFKSIDVPVYDFKTHSLKNEFIKINPSNVVILDGILSLHIEEIRKRGDIKLFIRTDDDIRFIRRLLRDVNERGRKLEDVVNQYLNTVKPMHKFFVEPSIDYADLIIPYYEGNNIAIDMVASKISSLLKK; this is encoded by the coding sequence ATGGAAAAAGTTACAATAATTATTATTGCTGGGGGAAGTGCTGGGGGAAAAACAACTGTAGCACAAACAATAGCAAATGAAATTTTTATGGACAAAGATGTAGTACATTTATCAATGGATAGTTATTATAAAGATTTTAGTGATTTATCTTTTGAAGAAAAGCAAACTTTAAATTTTGATCATCCCAGTTCATTAAATATAGAATTACTTTGTCAACATTTAGATAATTTAAAACAGTTTAAATCTATTGATGTTCCTGTTTATGATTTTAAAACTCATTCACTTAAAAATGAATTTATTAAAATAAATCCTTCAAATGTTGTTATTTTAGATGGTATTCTTTCTTTACATATAGAGGAAATCAGAAAAAGAGGAGATATTAAATTATTCATTAGAACTGATGATGATATAAGATTTATCAGAAGACTTTTAAGAGATGTTAATGAAAGAGGAAGAAAACTAGAAGATGTTGTTAATCAATATCTAAATACTGTAAAGCCAATGCATAAATTTTTTGTAGAGCCATCTATTGATTATGCTGATTTAATTATTCCTTATTATGAAGGTAACAATATTGCAATTGACATGGTCGCTTCAAAAATAAGTAGTCTGCTAAAAAAATAA
- the parC gene encoding DNA topoisomerase IV subunit A, with product MAVKDEKGIINFALEELMGDRFGRYAKYIIQERALPDVRDGLKPVQRRILFTMNEINLTHDKAYKKSARVVGDVIGKYHPHGDTSVYDALVRMSQHWKLNIPLVDMHGNNGSIDGDSAAAMRYTETRLAKISSIILADLQKNTVLFAPNYDDSEKEPTVLPGYFPNILVNGATGIAAGYATNMPPHNIVEVIDAIIATIKNPQIKLTDILKIVKGPDFPTGGIVMGQEGIESAFETGKGRIILQSKMHREEDNIVIDEIPYEVVKQDLVRKIGDVVDANPQIEVKEVRDETDRTGLRIVIELSPKADYEITRKFLLKNTPLQVSYNYNNVVIVDKQPKQLGIIPIINAYIKHYKEVFTRKTQYDLDKAEKRLEIIDGLIKAISILDEVIQIIRNSSNRSDAIANLIQKYEFSETQAIAIVDLRLYRLTSTDIVKLEEEKKELGQLISEFKSILGDVKVLDLKIIEQLTKTKTEFKVPRRSEVVGEIENIDVEIKKTIVEKDYTIWISQDGYLKAIEDSQLGKNSMEDFKRKPNDIWISQVPASSLDFILLVSSAGTYYSIPVYKITPSKWKETGMHINKVATISGNEKILAAFVVKKFENAKQEILLATKKGMIKRTPIEDLKTKLFSKPFRIIKLQNEDELVSASLVTSQTRTVTMLTRTGFAVRYDIAEIPSAGPNAKGVKSTVVKDEDIVAGKAFTTGDVLIITNKGNVKKIKQDLVPIMTRPKRGVRLYPWNKKRDEFATFLYNVQTKDILNILDEEDNLTQLNVKNFKFAELEDVPEDLDMPEIITSTLEKSFIIKNGDMPPAPRSGDEEIAKVIEPKKNIVEKEKVEKKKVVKETQEVEKHIEVKKVEKNEVLEKTNETKNIEVKLVNNSKLEKDNSNIEDEDTSELKIDIDDLV from the coding sequence ATGGCAGTTAAAGATGAAAAGGGAATTATTAATTTTGCACTTGAAGAACTGATGGGTGATCGTTTTGGAAGATATGCTAAATATATCATCCAAGAAAGAGCCTTACCTGATGTTAGAGATGGTTTAAAACCAGTACAAAGACGTATTTTGTTTACAATGAATGAAATCAATTTAACTCATGACAAAGCATACAAAAAATCAGCTCGTGTTGTTGGGGATGTAATTGGTAAATACCACCCTCATGGAGATACTTCTGTTTATGATGCTCTTGTTCGTATGAGTCAACATTGAAAATTAAATATTCCTTTAGTTGATATGCACGGTAATAATGGATCAATTGATGGAGATAGTGCAGCTGCAATGCGTTATACTGAAACAAGACTTGCAAAAATTTCAAGTATAATTTTAGCAGATCTTCAAAAAAATACTGTTTTATTTGCTCCAAACTATGACGATTCAGAAAAAGAACCAACTGTTTTACCTGGATATTTTCCAAATATTTTAGTTAATGGAGCAACTGGAATTGCTGCAGGATATGCAACAAATATGCCTCCACACAATATTGTTGAAGTAATTGATGCAATTATTGCAACAATTAAAAATCCGCAAATTAAATTAACAGATATTTTAAAAATTGTAAAAGGTCCAGATTTTCCAACTGGGGGAATTGTAATGGGACAAGAGGGAATTGAATCTGCATTTGAAACTGGAAAAGGAAGAATTATACTTCAATCAAAAATGCACAGAGAAGAAGACAATATTGTTATTGATGAAATTCCTTATGAAGTTGTTAAACAAGATCTTGTAAGAAAAATAGGAGATGTTGTTGACGCAAATCCACAAATTGAAGTAAAAGAAGTTAGAGATGAAACAGATAGAACTGGATTAAGAATTGTAATTGAATTATCTCCAAAAGCAGACTATGAAATTACAAGAAAATTCTTATTAAAAAATACACCATTACAAGTTTCATATAATTATAATAATGTTGTTATTGTTGATAAACAACCAAAACAATTAGGTATTATTCCAATAATTAATGCTTATATAAAACACTATAAAGAAGTTTTTACAAGAAAAACTCAATATGATTTAGATAAGGCAGAAAAAAGATTAGAAATAATTGATGGTTTAATAAAAGCAATCTCTATTTTAGATGAAGTAATACAAATTATTAGAAATTCATCAAATAGAAGTGATGCTATTGCTAACTTGATTCAAAAATATGAGTTTAGTGAAACACAAGCTATTGCTATTGTTGATTTAAGACTTTATAGATTAACTTCAACTGATATTGTTAAATTAGAAGAAGAAAAAAAAGAACTTGGACAATTAATCTCTGAATTTAAATCAATATTAGGAGATGTAAAAGTTTTAGATTTAAAAATAATTGAACAATTAACAAAAACAAAAACTGAATTTAAAGTTCCTAGAAGAAGTGAAGTTGTAGGCGAAATTGAAAACATTGATGTAGAAATTAAAAAAACAATTGTAGAAAAAGATTACACAATTTGAATCTCACAAGATGGTTATCTAAAAGCAATTGAAGACTCACAACTTGGAAAAAACTCAATGGAAGACTTTAAACGTAAACCAAATGATATTTGAATTTCACAAGTGCCTGCTTCAAGTTTAGATTTTATTTTATTAGTATCAAGTGCAGGAACATACTATTCTATTCCTGTTTATAAGATTACTCCAAGTAAATGAAAAGAAACAGGAATGCATATAAATAAAGTTGCAACAATTTCAGGAAATGAAAAAATTCTTGCTGCATTTGTTGTAAAAAAATTTGAAAATGCAAAACAAGAAATATTGTTAGCAACTAAAAAAGGTATGATTAAACGTACTCCAATTGAAGATTTGAAAACAAAATTATTTTCTAAACCATTTAGAATTATTAAATTACAAAATGAAGATGAACTTGTGTCTGCTTCATTAGTAACATCTCAAACAAGAACAGTAACAATGCTTACAAGAACTGGATTTGCAGTTAGATATGATATTGCAGAAATTCCTTCTGCAGGTCCAAATGCAAAGGGTGTTAAATCAACAGTTGTTAAAGATGAAGATATTGTTGCAGGTAAAGCATTTACAACTGGAGATGTTCTAATAATTACAAATAAAGGTAATGTTAAAAAAATTAAACAAGATCTTGTTCCAATTATGACAAGACCAAAACGTGGTGTTAGATTATATCCATGAAATAAAAAACGTGATGAATTTGCAACATTCTTATACAATGTTCAAACAAAAGATATTCTAAATATTTTAGATGAAGAAGATAACTTAACACAATTAAATGTTAAAAACTTTAAATTTGCTGAATTAGAAGATGTACCTGAAGATTTAGATATGCCAGAAATAATAACAAGTACTTTAGAAAAATCATTTATTATTAAAAATGGTGATATGCCACCAGCTCCAAGAAGTGGTGATGAAGAAATTGCTAAAGTTATTGAACCTAAGAAAAATATTGTAGAAAAAGAAAAAGTTGAAAAAAAGAAAGTTGTTAAAGAAACACAAGAAGTTGAAAAACATATTGAAGTTAAAAAAGTAGAAAAAAATGAAGTACTTGAAAAAACAAATGAAACTAAAAATATTGAAGTAAAATTAGTTAACAATTCAAAATTAGAAAAAGATAATTCAAATATTGAAGATGAAGATACAAGTGAACTTAAAATAGATATAGATGATCTAGTTTAA
- a CDS encoding FMN-dependent NADH-azoreductase yields the protein MSKKVLVITGTVSPAEKSFSLALTNRFIKEYKALNPDDEIINLDLNKEEMAHKTLSRENFGVYFNENDALKYINQLKEVDKIVISSPMNNFNVSGLIKNYLDHVLLADQTFSYKYVKKGDAKGLLEHLTVQILTTQGAPFGWYPWGNHTEFLKGTWNFVGAKVNEPILFAGTKIAPVSTTNPDEAIDTIADQIIKAAKNF from the coding sequence ATGTCAAAAAAAGTGTTAGTAATTACAGGAACAGTTAGTCCTGCTGAAAAATCATTTTCATTAGCTTTAACAAATAGATTTATTAAAGAATACAAAGCTTTAAATCCAGATGATGAAATAATTAATTTAGATTTAAATAAAGAAGAAATGGCTCACAAAACTTTATCAAGAGAAAACTTTGGAGTATATTTCAATGAAAACGATGCTTTAAAATATATTAATCAATTAAAAGAAGTAGATAAAATAGTTATATCAAGTCCAATGAATAATTTTAACGTGTCTGGTTTAATTAAAAATTATCTAGATCATGTTCTATTAGCAGATCAAACTTTTTCATATAAATATGTTAAAAAAGGAGATGCAAAAGGATTATTAGAACATTTAACTGTTCAAATCCTAACTACACAAGGAGCTCCTTTTGGATGATATCCATGAGGAAATCATACAGAGTTTCTAAAAGGAACATGAAACTTTGTAGGTGCAAAAGTAAATGAACCTATTCTATTTGCAGGAACAAAAATTGCTCCAGTTTCAACAACAAATCCAGATGAAGCAATAGATACAATAGCAGATCAAATAATTAAAGCAGCTAAAAATTTTTAA
- the parE gene encoding DNA topoisomerase IV subunit B → MNENNKDLSYTEDSIQILEGLEAVRKRPGMYIGSTDSRGLHHLVWEIVDNSIDEALAGVCTEINVSIEKDGSVTVKDNGRGVPIGNYKGTTQSTPEIIFSVLHAGGKFGGDGYKTSGGLHGVGSSVVNALSSKFKVTIYRDGVISKIKFANGGKLVQPLKQIGTSKQNGTVVNFLPDETMFSTTKFSFSTISERLKESALLNSGLKLTLKDNRSDKYVEYIYENGLTEFVNELKGGQKSLCSPILLKGSEQNIDVEIALTYTTDFSETVLGFANNVKTSDGGTHVTGFRTGLVKALNEYGKTENILKEKDKRLDSSDIKEGLIAIVTVKVPEDLIQYEGQTKGKLGTSEARTACEKVTEQSISFWLQENKTIAISIIEKALLARKAKEEARKARQAVRDQKSKFKARNMLGKLTPAQGKNKEDNELFLVEGDSAGGSAKSGRDRKFQAILPLRGKVINAEKTKLIDLLKNEEITTIINAIGAGIGSDFDLSDSNYGKIILMTDADTDGAHIQTLLLTFFYRYMKELIINKNIYIAMPPLFKVTTGSNKKDFIYLWTEDELTKFMKKAKSKLEIQRYKGLGEMNADQLWETTMDPEYRKLIQVTIDDALAAENSFRTLMGDNSEKRKEWIEENVKFTLEEKVEFI, encoded by the coding sequence ATGAATGAAAATAATAAAGATTTATCTTATACAGAAGATAGTATTCAGATTTTAGAAGGTTTAGAAGCTGTTAGAAAAAGACCAGGTATGTATATTGGTTCAACTGATTCAAGAGGACTTCATCATCTAGTTTGAGAAATTGTAGATAATTCAATTGATGAAGCATTAGCAGGTGTTTGTACAGAAATTAATGTTTCAATCGAAAAAGATGGATCAGTAACTGTAAAAGATAATGGTAGAGGAGTGCCAATTGGGAATTATAAAGGTACAACTCAATCAACTCCAGAAATAATATTTTCAGTTTTACATGCTGGGGGTAAATTTGGTGGAGATGGTTATAAAACTTCAGGAGGACTTCACGGTGTTGGTTCTTCAGTTGTTAATGCACTTTCAAGTAAATTTAAAGTAACTATTTATAGAGATGGTGTTATTTCTAAAATCAAGTTTGCAAATGGTGGTAAATTAGTACAACCTTTAAAACAAATTGGAACAAGTAAGCAAAATGGAACAGTTGTTAATTTTTTGCCTGATGAAACAATGTTTTCAACAACTAAGTTCTCTTTTTCAACAATTAGTGAAAGACTAAAAGAGTCAGCACTATTAAATTCAGGACTTAAGTTAACATTGAAAGATAATAGAAGTGATAAATATGTTGAATATATTTATGAAAATGGTTTAACAGAATTTGTAAATGAACTTAAAGGAGGTCAAAAATCTTTATGTTCTCCAATTTTATTAAAAGGAAGCGAACAAAATATTGATGTGGAGATTGCTTTAACATATACAACAGATTTTTCAGAAACAGTTTTAGGTTTTGCCAATAATGTTAAAACAAGTGATGGGGGAACTCATGTAACTGGTTTTAGAACAGGTTTAGTAAAAGCATTAAATGAATATGGAAAAACAGAAAATATTTTAAAAGAAAAAGATAAAAGATTAGATTCATCTGATATAAAGGAAGGCTTAATTGCTATTGTTACTGTTAAAGTTCCTGAAGATTTAATTCAATATGAGGGACAAACTAAAGGAAAGTTAGGTACTAGTGAAGCAAGAACTGCTTGTGAAAAAGTTACAGAACAAAGTATTAGTTTTTGATTACAAGAAAATAAAACAATAGCTATCTCTATTATTGAAAAAGCTCTTTTAGCAAGAAAAGCAAAAGAAGAGGCAAGAAAAGCAAGACAAGCTGTTAGAGATCAAAAATCTAAATTTAAAGCAAGAAATATGCTTGGTAAATTAACTCCTGCACAAGGTAAAAATAAAGAAGATAATGAATTATTCTTAGTGGAGGGAGACTCAGCTGGAGGAAGTGCAAAATCAGGAAGAGATAGAAAATTCCAAGCTATTTTGCCTTTAAGAGGTAAAGTTATTAATGCAGAAAAAACTAAATTAATAGACTTATTAAAAAATGAAGAAATAACAACAATTATTAATGCAATTGGTGCAGGTATTGGAAGTGATTTTGATTTAAGTGATTCAAATTATGGAAAAATAATTCTAATGACCGATGCTGACACTGATGGAGCACATATTCAAACATTGCTATTAACGTTTTTCTATCGTTATATGAAGGAATTGATAATAAACAAAAATATTTATATTGCTATGCCACCTTTATTTAAAGTAACAACAGGTTCAAATAAAAAGGACTTTATTTATTTATGAACTGAAGATGAATTAACAAAGTTTATGAAAAAAGCAAAATCAAAACTGGAAATTCAAAGATATAAAGGGTTAGGAGAAATGAACGCTGACCAACTTTGAGAAACAACAATGGATCCAGAATATAGAAAGTTAATTCAAGTTACAATTGATGATGCACTTGCTGCAGAAAATTCGTTTAGAACTTTAATGGGAGATAATTCTGAAAAAAGAAAAGAATGAATTGAAGAAAATGTAAAATTCACACTTGAAGAAAAAGTTGAATTTATTTAA